From a single Pseudomonas triticicola genomic region:
- a CDS encoding GNAT family N-acetyltransferase has protein sequence MEALILRNYRDTDATAVSQLFREVYGDHYVQTDVYMPCLINQNHADKRWHSLVAVEGERILGHATLYRQSENSHDAELALSAVHPDTRGKNIATRLGGQLLTHAQALGCRSVSIKQVTHHPYTQRMAISLGFHNTGLLPDFVRSPFGCKKPESIVLGVHAIDGYQRPLPEQAWPTSCRPLMERLSAVFGVGAGAGRWRGASVQVQQHGNRHEMWLEKLNPELLDQLRSLPGHWLISIRLQLSRHFAVDLHSLNGIGFVFTGLAPAQDNRGGWLALFHRGYRTRRLTLHCPHMQQLHDQAQRHITRLAVPAT, from the coding sequence ATGGAAGCGTTGATCCTGCGCAATTACCGTGACACCGACGCTACAGCCGTCAGCCAATTGTTTCGCGAGGTCTATGGCGATCATTACGTGCAAACCGACGTTTACATGCCCTGCCTGATCAACCAGAACCACGCCGACAAACGCTGGCACTCACTGGTTGCAGTGGAGGGAGAGCGGATTCTTGGTCATGCCACTTTGTATCGGCAAAGCGAAAACTCGCACGATGCCGAACTGGCCTTGAGCGCCGTGCATCCCGATACTCGCGGAAAAAACATTGCCACGCGGCTGGGCGGGCAACTGTTGACTCATGCACAGGCGCTGGGTTGTCGCAGCGTGTCGATCAAACAGGTCACCCATCACCCTTACACTCAACGCATGGCGATCAGTCTCGGTTTTCACAACACTGGATTGCTGCCGGACTTTGTCCGTTCGCCCTTTGGCTGCAAAAAACCGGAGTCGATCGTATTGGGTGTGCACGCTATCGATGGTTATCAACGGCCATTGCCAGAACAGGCATGGCCAACCAGTTGCCGCCCCTTGATGGAGCGTCTGAGCGCTGTGTTTGGCGTCGGGGCTGGTGCAGGACGCTGGCGCGGAGCTTCGGTTCAGGTCCAGCAGCACGGCAATCGCCATGAAATGTGGCTGGAAAAACTCAATCCGGAACTGCTCGACCAGTTGCGATCGCTGCCCGGGCATTGGCTGATTTCGATTCGGCTACAGCTGTCGCGACACTTTGCCGTGGACCTGCACAGCCTCAACGGCATCGGTTTCGTCTTCACCGGCCTGGCGCCTGCACAAGACAATCGAGGGGGATGGCTGGCACTGTTTCATCGTGGATACCGCACGCGCAGGCTGACATTGCACTGTCCGCACATGCAGCAGTTGCATGACCAGGCACAACGCCACATCACTCGGCTAGCCGTGCCGGCGACGTAA
- a CDS encoding MFS transporter, with translation MQRTLINIGPRQVAGFCLALTAFELLTYMASDVIMPAMLDVTTDLEADARHVPHAFNLYLLGGVCLQWLLGPLSDQYGRRPLLLSGSALFGLACAAVFFAGSIEAFNLLRLLQGMGLGFVVAVSYPALQEVFCEADAVRLMALLGNVALLSPLLGPLLGILLLEWLSWREIFLLLGCTAALVWLGLLLWMPETVGVERRDGHQTRRIPFSWRITCRRYGALLGNPRFLCASLALGLMSLPLIAWIGLAPLLLVRVLELPPLEYGLWQIPVFSAVIAGNLILDRLLQTHSLTQLIQLALWPFCLGLLLLAACALIGAGLGPVVASLALYAVGLGMSNAAVYRLALFSSDDSKGLVSALTGMISIAVMGLGGSLIAAIGGGSRLEYFALWAAFGGLMCLPMVYRLLQTTTADVASPQ, from the coding sequence ATGCAGAGAACACTTATAAATATCGGCCCCAGACAGGTTGCGGGTTTCTGTCTGGCGCTGACCGCTTTCGAACTGCTCACTTACATGGCCAGCGACGTGATCATGCCAGCGATGCTGGACGTCACCACCGACCTCGAAGCGGACGCGCGGCATGTTCCCCATGCATTCAATCTTTATCTGTTGGGTGGTGTTTGCCTGCAATGGTTGCTCGGCCCGTTGTCCGATCAATACGGCCGACGGCCATTGTTATTGTCGGGTAGCGCACTGTTCGGGTTGGCGTGCGCGGCAGTTTTTTTCGCTGGCAGTATTGAAGCGTTCAACCTGTTGCGTCTGTTGCAGGGCATGGGGCTGGGATTCGTCGTCGCCGTGAGCTACCCGGCATTGCAGGAGGTTTTTTGCGAAGCCGACGCCGTCAGGCTGATGGCGTTGCTAGGCAATGTTGCGTTGTTATCGCCGTTGCTCGGGCCGCTGCTTGGCATCCTGCTGCTGGAATGGCTGAGCTGGCGGGAAATTTTTCTGCTGCTGGGATGCACAGCAGCGCTGGTCTGGCTCGGCCTGTTGCTGTGGATGCCGGAAACCGTAGGCGTCGAGCGCCGCGATGGTCATCAAACTCGCCGAATACCCTTCTCCTGGCGCATCACTTGTCGGCGCTACGGTGCGCTGTTGGGCAATCCGCGTTTCCTCTGTGCCAGCCTGGCGCTCGGCCTGATGAGTCTGCCGCTGATCGCCTGGATAGGCCTGGCGCCATTGCTGCTGGTGCGGGTGCTGGAACTGCCGCCGCTGGAGTATGGCCTGTGGCAGATACCGGTGTTCTCGGCAGTCATCGCCGGCAATCTGATTCTCGACCGCTTGCTGCAGACTCATTCGCTGACGCAATTGATTCAACTGGCGCTCTGGCCGTTCTGTCTGGGCCTGCTGCTATTGGCGGCATGCGCCCTGATCGGTGCGGGGCTTGGGCCAGTAGTCGCCAGCCTGGCGCTATACGCCGTCGGGCTGGGCATGAGCAACGCGGCGGTGTATCGCCTGGCGCTGTTTTCCAGTGACGACAGCAAAGGCCTGGTGTCGGCGCTGACCGGCATGATCTCGATCGCCGTCATGGGCCTTGGCGGTTCGCTGATTGCTGCCATCGGTGGCGGCAGCCGTCTTGAATACTTCGCTCTCTGGGCCGCATTCGGCGGGCTGATGTGCCTGCCCATGGTTTACCGGCTCCTGCAAACCACCACCGCTGATGTGGCCTCGCCTCAGTAA
- a CDS encoding YqaA family protein, with protein sequence MGAAYFGLFFAAFGAATLLPLQSEALLVGLIVSERYWLWGLLAVATLGNVLGSLVNWWLGRGIERFQDRRWFPVSPEHMAKARKHYERYGHWSLLLSWLPVIGDPLTLIAGVMREPLGRFLLIVTLAKGARYGVLALLTLGWLG encoded by the coding sequence ATGGGGGCAGCCTACTTCGGCCTGTTCTTTGCTGCGTTTGGTGCGGCAACTTTGTTGCCACTGCAATCCGAGGCGCTGCTGGTCGGCCTGATCGTCAGCGAGCGTTACTGGCTGTGGGGTTTGCTCGCGGTAGCGACGCTGGGCAACGTGCTCGGCTCGCTGGTCAACTGGTGGCTGGGCCGTGGCATCGAGCGGTTTCAGGATCGACGCTGGTTCCCGGTCAGCCCTGAGCACATGGCCAAGGCGCGCAAGCACTACGAGCGCTATGGGCATTGGTCGCTGCTGCTCAGTTGGCTGCCGGTGATTGGCGATCCGCTGACCTTGATTGCCGGCGTCATGCGCGAACCGCTCGGGCGCTTTCTGTTGATCGTGACGCTGGCCAAAGGCGCACGCTATGGCGTGCTGGCCTTGCTGACCCTCGGCTGGCTCGGTTGA
- a CDS encoding acyl-protein synthase, producing the protein MTHLPYADALCALTQPYCADSAAPDLFDRAMTEISRFHCDHTPGYAHWLTAHGLTPQDLDSLDDWSRLPPIFASFFKQHLLLSSTGTNALELTSSGTSGQKSRMRYDERSLARAQFMVAQIFRHYAWDTPDSPCNYLLLSYEPEGRITLGTSFTDQFLCRFAPVNRVVYALRNTGRGHQFDVFGVIAALQSFAEEGLPVRIFGFPAFLWQTLQRMQATAVQDVQLPAGSLAFFGGGWKTQAAQEIPKQQFYAHIHRQLGIEPARCRDGYGAVEHAVPYIECARHRFHVPVYSRVLIRDPADFSLLPYGQQGLLGFVSPYISSSPAHAVVMSDLATLHPGASCGCGLTSDWFELHGRAGTTAGRSCAMAAAELLGSH; encoded by the coding sequence ATGACTCACCTACCCTATGCCGACGCGCTGTGCGCGTTGACGCAACCCTATTGCGCGGATTCAGCCGCGCCTGATCTGTTTGATCGGGCGATGACTGAAATCAGCCGCTTTCACTGCGATCACACTCCGGGTTACGCCCATTGGCTCACCGCCCACGGACTGACGCCGCAGGACCTCGACAGCCTTGATGACTGGTCGCGTCTGCCGCCGATCTTTGCCAGTTTCTTCAAGCAACACCTTTTGCTCAGCAGCACGGGAACGAACGCCCTTGAACTGACTTCGTCGGGCACCAGCGGGCAGAAAAGCCGGATGCGTTACGACGAACGCAGCCTGGCGCGGGCGCAGTTCATGGTTGCGCAGATCTTCCGCCATTACGCCTGGGACACTCCCGATAGTCCGTGCAACTACCTGCTGTTGAGCTACGAACCCGAAGGACGCATCACCTTGGGCACCTCGTTTACCGACCAGTTTCTCTGTCGGTTCGCCCCGGTCAATCGCGTGGTCTACGCCTTGCGTAACACTGGTCGCGGCCATCAGTTCGATGTATTCGGCGTGATCGCCGCCTTGCAGTCATTCGCTGAAGAAGGCTTGCCGGTACGGATTTTCGGCTTCCCGGCGTTTCTCTGGCAGACCCTGCAACGCATGCAGGCTACCGCTGTGCAGGATGTGCAATTGCCCGCCGGTTCGCTGGCCTTTTTTGGCGGTGGCTGGAAAACCCAGGCTGCGCAGGAAATTCCCAAACAACAGTTTTACGCCCATATCCATCGGCAACTGGGCATCGAACCGGCCCGCTGCCGCGATGGTTACGGTGCTGTCGAGCACGCGGTGCCTTACATCGAATGCGCCCGTCACCGCTTTCATGTGCCGGTGTATTCGCGAGTGCTGATTCGCGATCCGGCGGATTTTTCCCTGCTGCCCTATGGCCAACAAGGCCTGCTCGGCTTCGTCTCGCCTTACATCTCCTCCAGCCCGGCCCACGCCGTGGTCATGAGCGACCTTGCCACGCTGCACCCGGGCGCAAGTTGCGGCTGTGGATTGACAAGCGACTGGTTCGAACTGCACGGCCGCGCCGGCACCACAGCGGGTAGAAGCTGCGCTATGGCCGCCGCCGAATTACTGGGAAGTCACTGA
- a CDS encoding methyl-accepting chemotaxis protein, which translates to MPALRTIQARYTLFLILFILLLSVLTVVGISQLVAPTLRDTEEKVVLNRIAEVAVQIQGELNKVQAQQRSITQTIPLLDSAAIDVVLPGLVDQYGELKVFGGGIWPLPGQREAGRNKFSTFWHRDASGQLKVNTFWNSDAAPNYYDQSWHKGGMATPRGQCAWAAAYKDDASAEPRTNCAMAIYKNGSAWGVSTIDVTLGFFNDLVARKEKDLNAEMLIVEADGKIISNSSRISGPIVLKNISELAASSTFINQIKTGLQNRDKAQRVEFDNNGEDATFFMRPIEGTPWFLATALPTKMLTAQRDDVLHSLSLIQIPLVILLVLLQVYAIRKLVQRMKALKANIDSLSSGDADLTRRITIRAEDELGAIGHSVNTFIVYLQNMIGEVTQATGAMASSLDNLQRTSAHTSQILLRHASETDQTVTAITEMSSTAESVAQNAAETAAFTQRANENADRSRVVVGEATNSVVALIDEVASATHKVENMQQDAQRITEILGVIGAIAGQTNLLALNAAIEAARAGEQGRGFAVVADEVRALAARTQASTSEINEMLTRLTQGVSSSVSAMENTQASCQSAADATARVNSGLDEMAGSVSHINSLSTQIATAAEQQSAVTEEINRSMVQIRHMVDELVQSGQASELNTRQLLEANSRVSAIMGRFKVV; encoded by the coding sequence ATGCCCGCACTGCGCACTATTCAGGCTCGCTACACGCTGTTTCTGATTCTGTTCATCCTGTTGTTGTCCGTGCTGACCGTGGTCGGCATCAGCCAACTGGTCGCACCAACCCTGCGCGATACCGAAGAGAAGGTCGTGCTCAACCGCATCGCCGAAGTCGCCGTGCAGATTCAGGGCGAACTGAACAAGGTGCAGGCGCAGCAACGCAGCATCACCCAGACCATCCCCCTGCTCGACAGCGCCGCCATCGACGTGGTGCTGCCAGGGCTGGTGGATCAGTACGGCGAACTGAAAGTCTTTGGCGGCGGTATCTGGCCATTGCCCGGCCAGCGCGAAGCCGGGCGCAACAAGTTCAGCACCTTCTGGCACCGGGATGCCTCGGGTCAGCTCAAGGTCAATACGTTCTGGAACAGCGACGCCGCACCGAACTACTACGACCAGAGCTGGCACAAGGGCGGCATGGCCACCCCGCGAGGTCAGTGCGCGTGGGCCGCTGCCTATAAGGACGACGCCAGTGCCGAGCCGCGCACCAACTGCGCCATGGCCATCTACAAGAACGGCAGTGCCTGGGGCGTTTCGACCATCGACGTGACCCTGGGCTTCTTCAACGACCTGGTGGCGCGCAAGGAAAAAGACCTCAACGCCGAAATGCTCATCGTTGAGGCTGACGGCAAGATCATCAGTAACAGCTCGCGCATCAGCGGTCCGATCGTGCTGAAGAACATCAGCGAACTGGCGGCCAGCTCGACCTTCATCAATCAGATCAAGACCGGCCTGCAGAACCGCGATAAAGCGCAACGCGTCGAGTTCGACAACAACGGTGAAGACGCTACATTCTTCATGCGGCCTATCGAGGGCACACCGTGGTTCCTCGCCACTGCCCTGCCGACCAAGATGCTCACCGCCCAGCGTGACGATGTGCTCCACAGCCTTAGCCTGATCCAGATTCCGCTGGTGATCCTGCTGGTGCTGTTGCAGGTTTACGCGATTCGCAAACTGGTACAGCGCATGAAGGCTCTGAAAGCCAACATTGATTCACTGTCCAGCGGTGACGCCGACCTGACCCGCCGCATCACCATTCGCGCTGAGGACGAACTGGGCGCCATCGGCCATTCGGTCAACACCTTCATCGTCTATTTGCAGAACATGATCGGCGAAGTCACCCAGGCCACCGGTGCCATGGCGTCCAGCCTCGATAATCTGCAACGCACTTCCGCGCACACCAGCCAGATTCTGCTGCGTCACGCCTCGGAAACCGACCAGACCGTCACCGCCATTACCGAAATGAGCTCCACCGCTGAAAGCGTGGCGCAGAATGCCGCTGAAACCGCTGCGTTCACCCAGCGCGCCAATGAAAACGCCGATCGCTCGCGCGTCGTGGTGGGTGAAGCGACCAACAGCGTGGTCGCGCTGATCGACGAAGTGGCCAGCGCTACACACAAAGTTGAAAACATGCAGCAGGACGCTCAGCGCATCACCGAGATCCTCGGCGTGATCGGGGCGATTGCCGGGCAGACCAACCTGCTCGCCCTCAACGCGGCGATTGAGGCGGCGCGTGCCGGTGAACAGGGTCGCGGCTTTGCGGTGGTGGCGGATGAAGTCCGCGCCCTCGCCGCCCGCACTCAGGCCAGCACTTCGGAAATCAACGAAATGTTGACCCGTCTGACCCAAGGCGTGAGCTCCTCGGTCAGTGCCATGGAAAACACCCAGGCCAGTTGCCAGTCCGCCGCTGACGCCACCGCCCGAGTCAACTCGGGGCTGGACGAAATGGCCGGTTCGGTCAGCCACATCAACAGCCTCAGCACGCAGATCGCCACCGCCGCCGAACAGCAAAGCGCAGTGACCGAAGAGATCAACCGCAGCATGGTGCAGATCCGCCACATGGTCGATGAACTGGTGCAGAGCGGCCAGGCCAGCGAGCTCAATACCCGCCAGTTGCTCGAAGCCAACAGCCGCGTGAGCGCGATCATGGGGCGGTTCAAGGTTGTTTGA
- a CDS encoding DUF411 domain-containing protein translates to MRSQLRLLALSALFTSSLAQAADLIPIEVHRDANCGCCKKWISHLEANGFKVEDHVESDMSSFKQQHGVPPRLASCHTAIINGKFVEGHVPADQVLALSKRDDLLGVAAPGMPMGSPGMEMDGMSDAYQVIGLKKDGADVVVAEYPAR, encoded by the coding sequence ATGCGAAGCCAACTGCGTCTGCTCGCCCTGAGCGCCCTGTTCACCTCCTCCCTGGCGCAAGCCGCCGATTTGATCCCGATCGAAGTGCACCGCGATGCCAATTGCGGCTGCTGCAAGAAGTGGATCAGCCATCTCGAAGCCAATGGCTTCAAAGTCGAAGATCACGTCGAAAGCGACATGAGCAGCTTTAAACAGCAGCACGGCGTACCACCGCGTCTGGCGTCCTGCCACACGGCGATCATCAATGGCAAATTCGTTGAAGGTCACGTGCCGGCCGATCAGGTGCTCGCGTTGAGCAAGCGTGACGATCTGCTGGGTGTGGCTGCACCGGGCATGCCTATGGGCTCGCCGGGCATGGAAATGGACGGCATGAGCGATGCGTACCAAGTGATCGGCCTGAAGAAGGACGGCGCTGACGTGGTAGTGGCGGAATACCCGGCCCGTTGA
- a CDS encoding phenylacetate--CoA ligase family protein has product MKTTDPISELTRFAREHSPYYKNSLADIPEAISSLRELPLLDPADFWKDSADLAQWPVLTAPLGHALVFKTGGSTGGGRLSVYARTEWQRTVQAFGRSLSEQFSSGDRVANLFFAGDLYASFLFIHDSLAHVETPVTEFPFTGEVDPPMLADAIVQHRINVLAGVPAQLLTFASWLQHRGLALPLVDTVLYGGESLFASQRQLLEQVLPNARIASIGYASVDGGFIGASHRDCIEGEHRTPDGHVLLEIVDQHSGATIEACDQTGLLVLTNLNRRLMPLIRYPVGDLACWREPPGTARRKFALRGRSGNSQRVRVGILSLMTDEISESVRSITGSNDWQLLIEHDDGRDLLTVKYVVNEGSTRIEDRLEARLIELYPQIPQLRGSGLLQLRIQSCRFEDLARHPRAGKSLRIVDLRCYDRHDREVRDGSVDPAQLP; this is encoded by the coding sequence GTGAAAACAACCGACCCGATTAGCGAATTGACGCGTTTCGCCCGTGAGCATTCGCCCTACTACAAGAACAGCCTCGCCGATATTCCCGAGGCAATAAGCTCGCTGCGCGAACTGCCACTACTTGATCCGGCAGATTTCTGGAAAGACAGCGCGGATCTGGCGCAATGGCCGGTCCTGACGGCCCCGCTGGGCCACGCCCTGGTCTTCAAGACCGGTGGCTCAACCGGCGGCGGCAGGCTCTCCGTATACGCCCGCACGGAATGGCAACGCACAGTGCAAGCTTTCGGCCGCAGTCTGAGCGAGCAATTCAGCTCCGGCGACCGTGTCGCCAACCTGTTCTTCGCTGGCGACCTCTATGCCAGTTTTCTGTTTATCCACGATTCACTGGCCCATGTGGAAACGCCTGTCACCGAGTTTCCGTTTACCGGCGAAGTCGACCCGCCAATGCTGGCCGATGCCATCGTGCAACACCGGATCAACGTGTTGGCTGGCGTGCCTGCGCAACTTTTGACCTTCGCCAGTTGGCTCCAACACCGCGGCCTTGCGCTGCCCTTGGTTGATACCGTGCTTTATGGCGGGGAGAGCCTGTTTGCCTCGCAACGCCAGCTCCTTGAGCAAGTGCTGCCAAACGCGCGCATTGCCTCGATCGGCTACGCCAGCGTCGACGGTGGATTTATCGGTGCCAGTCATCGTGACTGCATCGAAGGAGAACATCGCACACCCGACGGTCACGTGCTGTTGGAGATTGTCGATCAGCACAGCGGCGCAACGATCGAGGCCTGCGATCAAACCGGACTGCTCGTACTGACCAACCTGAACCGGCGCTTGATGCCGCTGATCCGCTATCCCGTCGGTGACCTGGCATGCTGGCGCGAACCGCCGGGCACTGCGCGACGCAAATTCGCCCTGAGGGGACGCAGCGGCAATAGCCAGCGTGTGCGGGTCGGCATTCTGTCGCTGATGACCGACGAAATCAGCGAAAGCGTGCGGAGCATCACTGGCAGCAACGATTGGCAGTTATTGATCGAGCACGACGACGGCAGGGATCTATTGACGGTGAAATACGTAGTCAACGAAGGATCGACCCGCATCGAGGACAGACTCGAGGCCCGCTTGATCGAACTGTATCCGCAGATACCGCAACTGCGTGGCTCGGGGTTATTGCAGCTGCGCATCCAGAGTTGCCGGTTCGAGGACCTTGCGCGCCACCCTCGCGCAGGGAAAAGCCTGCGGATCGTCGATTTACGCTGCTACGACCGACATGACAGGGAGGTGCGTGATGGAAGCGTTGATCCTGCGCAATTACCGTGA
- a CDS encoding acyl-CoA reductase, with protein MYLIDGQLHDIYNLDQALQDLQQALPQHLARALDSRTVIDAVAGFARRLHDAHSDLPLDNEQRQALIDFCQPEALMYKHQRELGAEADSLRRFDYRQPRFEAWRPLGLVVHITPANAPLLAFCAVVESLLAGNVNWLRPSRSDQGLTAQLLRALVDCDASGQLAGHVAVIPASTEQMGKLCKPANGVAAWGGEAALQAIRQQLVPGCRWIDWGHRISFVYLTPESATPGALDAVADEVCRLDQQACSSPQWLLVDSDDPQVLCDIGQRLAQALQRRATQWPALVPTRQEAAQITTHTQMARLGQSFAGHTGQVWSGPGWRVIWSHDRQLAPSPLFRSVLLHPLPQALLTATLLPWRNVLQSCALVCAQPQTVELTHALIAAGVTRIAPIGSIHDGYAGEPHDGVYALQRLSRRVSVSLAATQLPNQASLDSPPLAAKSCAAIMNKEAFVAQPINDQAQLYFRSGGSSGIPALAGYSYRDFDRQMRATADGLFAAGLDPARDRVMNLFFCGGLYGGFLSFSKALELLEVTHLPMAAPTDDDYREIAQLIIDQRVNVLVGMPATLHRLFLNEQQRLRAYGGVEKVFLGGEHLSEQNRALLRSCGVSSIRSAIYGSVDAGPLGHACKASADGVFHLMNAIQHLEIVAFDEDVPVIDDQVGRLLVTSLAREGGQRVQRYEIGDTGRWLPGVCACGLTSPRFELLQRHGKLLRIGTDFISLSELASRLQVPFQLQLDHSADGVERMQLHCELAANKVRNRLADYLTLTTVIDSGLLVLQIEQCPPEHFVQNKHSGKTPLVIDSRR; from the coding sequence ATGTATTTGATCGATGGACAACTGCACGACATCTATAACCTCGACCAAGCATTGCAAGATCTGCAACAGGCGTTGCCGCAACACTTGGCGAGGGCACTCGACAGCCGCACAGTCATCGATGCAGTCGCGGGATTTGCCCGGCGACTGCATGACGCGCACTCGGATCTGCCCCTCGACAACGAGCAGCGGCAGGCCCTGATCGATTTCTGCCAACCCGAAGCGTTGATGTACAAACACCAGCGCGAACTCGGCGCCGAGGCCGATTCCCTGCGTCGTTTCGATTATCGCCAGCCACGCTTCGAAGCCTGGCGTCCGCTCGGGCTGGTGGTGCACATCACTCCGGCCAACGCGCCGCTGCTCGCGTTCTGCGCGGTGGTGGAAAGTCTGCTCGCCGGCAACGTCAACTGGTTGCGCCCCAGCCGCAGCGATCAAGGCCTGACGGCGCAACTGTTGCGCGCGTTGGTGGACTGCGATGCAAGCGGACAACTGGCCGGACATGTGGCGGTGATTCCAGCGAGCACCGAGCAGATGGGCAAGCTGTGCAAACCCGCCAACGGGGTTGCAGCGTGGGGTGGCGAAGCGGCCCTGCAAGCGATTCGGCAACAGTTGGTGCCGGGTTGTCGCTGGATCGATTGGGGGCACCGCATCAGCTTTGTGTATCTCACCCCGGAATCGGCTACGCCAGGGGCGCTTGATGCCGTCGCCGACGAAGTCTGCCGACTGGATCAACAGGCCTGCTCCAGCCCGCAATGGCTGCTGGTGGACAGCGATGATCCGCAGGTTTTGTGCGATATCGGTCAACGCCTGGCGCAGGCCCTGCAACGACGCGCCACGCAATGGCCGGCCCTGGTGCCGACACGCCAGGAAGCTGCGCAAATTACCACGCACACGCAGATGGCCCGCCTCGGCCAGAGTTTTGCCGGTCATACCGGGCAAGTGTGGAGCGGCCCGGGCTGGCGGGTGATCTGGAGCCATGATCGGCAACTCGCGCCTTCACCGCTGTTTCGCAGCGTACTGCTGCACCCGCTGCCGCAAGCGCTGCTGACCGCCACCCTGTTGCCGTGGCGCAACGTCCTGCAAAGCTGTGCGCTGGTATGCGCACAACCGCAAACTGTCGAGCTTACCCATGCGTTGATCGCTGCCGGGGTCACGCGGATCGCACCGATCGGCAGCATTCACGACGGTTACGCAGGCGAACCCCATGACGGCGTCTATGCGCTGCAACGCTTGAGTCGACGGGTATCGGTGAGTCTGGCGGCCACACAGCTGCCGAATCAGGCCAGTCTCGATTCACCGCCACTCGCGGCGAAGTCGTGCGCTGCAATCATGAACAAAGAGGCGTTCGTCGCTCAGCCCATCAACGATCAGGCGCAGTTGTATTTCCGCTCCGGAGGCAGCAGCGGCATTCCTGCTCTGGCCGGCTACAGCTATCGCGATTTCGATCGGCAGATGCGCGCAACCGCTGACGGTCTGTTCGCCGCTGGTCTTGATCCGGCGCGGGATCGGGTCATGAACCTGTTCTTCTGTGGCGGGCTGTACGGCGGTTTTCTCAGTTTCAGCAAAGCGCTGGAATTGCTCGAGGTGACGCACCTGCCCATGGCCGCCCCTACCGATGACGACTACCGCGAGATTGCCCAACTGATCATCGACCAACGGGTCAACGTGCTGGTGGGAATGCCCGCCACACTGCATCGCCTGTTTTTGAATGAGCAGCAGCGGCTGCGCGCTTATGGCGGGGTTGAAAAAGTCTTTCTGGGTGGCGAGCACCTGAGCGAGCAGAACCGTGCGTTGCTGCGCAGTTGTGGCGTCTCGAGCATTCGCTCGGCGATCTACGGCAGCGTCGATGCCGGCCCGCTAGGCCATGCCTGCAAGGCTTCGGCGGATGGGGTTTTCCATCTGATGAACGCGATCCAGCACTTGGAAATCGTCGCATTTGATGAGGATGTGCCGGTGATCGACGATCAAGTGGGTCGGCTGCTGGTGACCTCGCTCGCCCGTGAAGGGGGCCAGCGCGTGCAGCGTTATGAGATTGGCGACACCGGGCGCTGGCTGCCGGGCGTCTGCGCCTGCGGGCTGACGTCGCCACGCTTCGAGCTGTTGCAACGCCACGGCAAGCTGTTGCGCATCGGCACTGACTTCATCTCCCTGAGCGAATTGGCGTCGCGGCTACAAGTGCCGTTTCAGTTGCAGCTGGACCACAGCGCTGACGGCGTCGAGCGCATGCAACTGCACTGTGAACTTGCAGCCAACAAGGTGCGAAACCGCCTCGCCGATTACCTGACCCTGACGACCGTCATCGACAGCGGATTGCTGGTGCTGCAGATCGAACAATGCCCGCCCGAGCATTTCGTTCAAAACAAACACAGCGGCAAGACGCCGCTGGTCATTGACTCCCGCCGCTGA